In the genome of Hymenobacter taeanensis, one region contains:
- a CDS encoding C40 family peptidase, which translates to MKNSILYCLAAASMVLSFYFERTPTTSQPSSAALAPQEASFLSGLLAPDDLPSNVLRTSSDSTEYSKYAQRLGIEPSFDDNKDLLATVVSWLGTPYRYGSNSKSGTDCSGFVTRVFKEVYGITLQRSSRSMFEKVKHVQKAEMQTGDLVFFRRGPGQPIYHVGIYLKDGKFAHSACGGGVMVSSLHQAYYSRNFYAAGRVENN; encoded by the coding sequence ATGAAAAACAGCATCCTGTATTGCCTCGCCGCGGCCTCGATGGTCCTCTCTTTTTACTTCGAAAGAACTCCCACCACATCTCAGCCCTCATCGGCTGCTCTAGCTCCCCAGGAAGCCTCCTTCCTCAGCGGTTTGCTGGCCCCTGATGATCTGCCTTCCAATGTGCTGCGTACTTCTTCTGATTCAACAGAATACAGCAAATACGCGCAGCGCCTGGGTATTGAGCCCAGCTTCGATGATAATAAAGATCTGCTGGCCACTGTGGTATCGTGGTTAGGCACTCCTTACCGCTACGGCAGCAACAGCAAAAGCGGCACCGACTGCTCGGGCTTCGTGACTCGCGTATTCAAAGAGGTGTACGGCATTACCCTGCAGCGCAGCTCCCGCTCCATGTTTGAGAAGGTGAAGCACGTGCAGAAAGCCGAAATGCAAACCGGCGACCTGGTGTTTTTCCGTCGCGGCCCCGGCCAACCCATCTACCACGTTGGCATTTACCTGAAAGACGGCAAATTTGCTCATTCGGCTTGTGGTGGTGGCGTAATGGTTAGCTCCTTGCACCAAGCTTATTACAGCCGTAATTTTTACGCCGCTGGCCGCGTAGAAAACAACTAA